A section of the Candidatus Hydrogenedentota bacterium genome encodes:
- a CDS encoding dienelactone hydrolase family protein, with translation MKIKSLLALTLAIAVSSATFAAEISPPPDADGAAEALKNSPRHGEFKEIDLEGGDVKLKIFETYPERSDKAPVIILIHEIFGMTDWTNSVADALSKEGFIVVAPDLITGIEGAAENPREAIGKLTPEETLKRLNATMKYALSIPSGTGKIGCVGYCYGGRTTFLYATEQPELDAAVVYYGNAPETSTLAKITCPVQGHFGGEDARVNSTLPPAQEEMKKLGKTFEVNIYEGAGHGFLRQQSGQDGANLKASKEAWSKTVAFFKEHLEAK, from the coding sequence ATGAAGATAAAATCATTGCTCGCGCTGACCTTGGCAATCGCCGTATCGTCCGCCACCTTTGCCGCGGAGATCTCCCCGCCGCCCGATGCGGACGGGGCCGCCGAGGCTTTGAAGAATTCTCCCCGGCATGGGGAGTTCAAGGAAATTGATCTTGAAGGCGGCGACGTCAAACTGAAGATCTTCGAGACCTATCCCGAGCGCTCCGACAAGGCCCCCGTGATCATCTTGATCCACGAGATCTTCGGCATGACGGACTGGACCAATTCCGTGGCGGATGCGCTTTCCAAGGAAGGCTTTATCGTCGTCGCGCCGGACCTTATCACGGGTATCGAAGGCGCGGCGGAGAATCCCCGCGAGGCCATCGGCAAATTGACACCGGAAGAGACACTGAAGCGTCTGAACGCGACGATGAAGTATGCCCTGTCCATACCGTCGGGGACCGGCAAGATTGGCTGTGTGGGCTATTGCTACGGCGGGCGCACAACCTTCCTCTATGCGACGGAACAGCCGGAACTCGACGCTGCTGTGGTGTACTATGGCAACGCGCCGGAGACCTCCACGCTCGCGAAGATCACCTGCCCGGTCCAGGGGCACTTTGGTGGCGAGGACGCACGGGTGAACAGCACCCTGCCCCCAGCGCAAGAAGAGATGAAGAAACTTGGCAAGACCTTCGAAGTAAATATCTACGAAGGCGCGGGCCATGGTTTCCTGCGCCAGCAGAGCGGCCAGGACGGCGCCAATCTGAAGGCGAGCAAAGAGGCTTGGTCCAAGACGGTGGCCTTCTTCAAGGAACATCTGGAAGCGAAGTAA
- a CDS encoding DUF1016 family protein, with protein sequence MKVQKGKKKAACKATRPPKGKDDGFGVLIIEVRDLIRSARHVAASTVNTLQVLTNFEIGRRIVEHEQKGEKRAEYGVELIKALSAKLGDEFGKGFSERNLRNFRAFFLAYQARAPEIWQTVSAKTSTGQIAQTVSAQSVTKAIRQAVSAKSTPRASSKRQTTQFVTAPTTENFRTAFPLSWSHYVLLLTIQDPDERNFYEIESASENWSLATLKRQVASSLYERLALSRKKSEVRKLAAEGQIITRPEDILKEPYVLEFLGLDEKADYSESDLEQLIIDRIEQFLLELGKGFLFEARQQRFTFDEDHFYVDLVFYNRLLRCHVLIDLKLDKITHQDLGQMQMYVNYYNRHVRLPDENPAIGILLCKRKKDAIVELTLPPDANIHAKEYKLYLPSKKVFQEKLMEWAEA encoded by the coding sequence ATGAAAGTACAAAAAGGCAAGAAGAAAGCAGCCTGCAAAGCAACCCGGCCGCCGAAGGGGAAGGACGATGGATTCGGGGTGCTGATCATCGAAGTGCGCGATCTTATCCGGTCCGCGCGTCACGTGGCCGCGTCTACCGTGAACACGCTCCAGGTGCTGACCAACTTCGAGATTGGGCGGCGGATCGTGGAGCATGAGCAGAAGGGTGAGAAGCGGGCGGAGTACGGGGTGGAGTTAATCAAGGCGCTCTCGGCAAAGTTGGGGGACGAGTTTGGCAAAGGCTTCTCCGAACGCAACCTTCGTAACTTCAGGGCGTTCTTTCTGGCCTATCAGGCTCGTGCTCCAGAGATTTGGCAGACAGTGTCTGCCAAAACTTCGACCGGTCAGATTGCGCAGACGGTGTCTGCGCAATCGGTCACGAAGGCAATACGGCAGGCAGTGTCTGCCAAATCGACTCCACGAGCATCGTCAAAGAGGCAAACAACACAATTCGTGACTGCGCCGACAACCGAGAATTTCAGAACCGCCTTTCCTTTGAGCTGGTCGCATTATGTCCTTCTTCTGACTATTCAAGACCCCGATGAACGCAATTTCTATGAGATAGAGTCCGCTTCGGAGAATTGGTCCCTCGCAACGCTCAAGCGCCAGGTAGCCTCCAGCCTCTACGAACGTCTCGCTTTGAGTCGGAAAAAGAGCGAGGTCCGAAAACTCGCCGCAGAGGGCCAAATCATCACGCGGCCCGAGGATATCCTTAAGGAGCCCTATGTTCTCGAGTTTCTCGGGCTCGACGAAAAGGCGGATTATAGCGAAAGCGACCTGGAGCAGTTGATCATCGATCGCATCGAGCAGTTCCTTCTGGAGCTGGGTAAGGGTTTCCTCTTTGAGGCGCGGCAGCAACGCTTCACTTTCGACGAAGACCATTTCTATGTGGACCTCGTCTTCTACAATCGCCTGTTGCGTTGCCACGTGCTGATCGACCTGAAACTCGATAAGATCACCCATCAGGATCTCGGGCAGATGCAGATGTACGTCAACTACTACAACCGCCACGTGAGATTGCCGGACGAGAATCCGGCCATCGGCATCCTGCTGTGCAAGCGAAAGAAAGACGCCATCGTAGAGCTGACCCTGCCGCCCGACGCCAATATTCACGCCAAGGAATATAAACTTTATCTGCCGTCGAAGAAAGTGTTCCAGGAAAAGTTGATGGAGTGGGCGGAGGCTTGA
- a CDS encoding DUF4382 domain-containing protein yields MKKISACFFAVVALASFAFLPGCPQPDPEGLTSAITLFTVGESTKQGGGPVDLAEIQSLELTITEISLDYAGNASEGEADEEFEGSKITVFSGALEVDLLNLIDVSEIISEAEIPAGTYTKIRISIANPRLVLVSDPETVITDVHLTANNRLFVSETFELPEGQSSLIVLDLGGIALRQQGNGGYTLTPQLDVEVSISDATATVAGTITALDSEANTFTVALEEGSIDVRYTEVTTVALPTDPLGAPTGTELDLALGQTVSVLGLLNVDGGLDADAIVIIEDVAGEGEGEGEGEGEGEGEGEGEGEGEGEGEGEGEGEGEGEGEGEGEGEGEGEGEGEGEGEGEGEGEGEGEGEGEGQ; encoded by the coding sequence ATGAAAAAAATCAGTGCGTGTTTTTTCGCGGTTGTTGCCCTGGCAAGTTTTGCCTTCCTCCCGGGATGCCCCCAACCCGACCCCGAAGGCCTGACCAGCGCGATCACTTTGTTCACGGTGGGCGAGTCAACCAAGCAGGGTGGTGGCCCCGTTGATCTGGCTGAAATCCAGAGCCTGGAGCTCACCATCACCGAGATAAGTTTGGATTATGCGGGAAATGCGTCGGAAGGCGAGGCGGATGAGGAATTCGAAGGCTCGAAGATTACAGTCTTCTCCGGCGCGCTCGAGGTCGATCTTCTCAATCTGATAGACGTTTCCGAGATTATTTCCGAGGCGGAAATTCCCGCAGGAACCTACACAAAAATCCGCATCAGCATCGCAAATCCGCGGCTTGTTCTGGTGAGCGATCCGGAAACCGTGATTACCGACGTCCACCTTACGGCGAATAATCGTCTCTTCGTTTCGGAAACTTTCGAGTTGCCCGAGGGGCAGAGCAGCCTGATTGTGCTGGATCTTGGTGGAATCGCCCTGCGGCAGCAGGGTAACGGCGGCTACACGCTGACGCCCCAGTTGGATGTGGAGGTTTCCATCTCCGACGCGACCGCCACGGTGGCCGGCACGATTACGGCCCTCGACTCGGAGGCCAATACGTTTACGGTGGCCCTCGAAGAGGGAAGCATCGACGTGCGTTACACAGAAGTTACGACAGTGGCCCTTCCCACCGACCCATTGGGGGCCCCCACCGGCACGGAATTGGATTTGGCCCTCGGTCAGACGGTTTCCGTTCTCGGGCTGTTGAATGTGGATGGTGGCCTCGATGCGGACGCGATTGTGATTATTGAAGATGTGGCGGGTGAAGGCGAAGGCGAGGGTGAGGGTGAAGGTGAAGGTGAAGGAGAAGGAGAAGGAGAAGGAGAAGGAGAAGGAGAAGGAGAAGGAGAAGGCGAAGGCGAAGGCGAAGGCGAAGGCGAAGGCGAGGGTGAAGGTGAGGGCGAAGGTGAAGGCGAGGGTGAGGGTGAGGGTGAGGGTGAGGGTGAGGGCGAGGGTGAAGGCGAAGGTGAAGGCGAAGGGCAGTGA